The nucleotide sequence GCCTGCTGTCTGTGCTAGAACACCCCATTTCTCActcattttatttgccttccttTCTGGTCAAAAAATGCCAGGCTTAGGTCTCTGCAAAAtagggggcatggcagggagctTGAGTTAAAGCACTTTAGCACTAGAGCTTAGGAGAGCAGAGGAAAtaagtgtgatttaaaaaaaaaaaaaaaagtcaaactgcAGGACTTCATGTTGCTAGAACAGTTGGCGCTCTGTGGGCTGCTTTATATAAAAGATGAGAGAAGCCGATCATAATGGGCTACATGGCTAATGATCCTAACATCCTAAATGGCTCATCTTCAGCTTGGGATGATCATTGTGGAAAGTGGGGGCAAAGGGGAAGTGCAGAAGTCAACGTGGACAGGAATTTTAAGTTATTTCCTGCTCACTAGAGAGGTACAAGATACCACAGTGCAGTAGGTAGGTTTTTGCAGTAGCTATGACATGGTGACTTgcataaaaaaaagttatgcaaTGCTATAGTTCTGGGGTGTTTGTTTCCACATGCAAACCAATAATCTCCATGGTGTCACAACTAGCTAGCTATTCCCCTAGGATGAAATAAGATACAGAAAACTAATCTAAAGGCAACAACAATCttgcatgtttaaaataaaatgcaaataaacgCAGAACTTAAGGTTGCTGTAGCCACATTAAGTACACAGTCAGGTTGACTTAGGCTTATCAAAATTGTGTAAACAGAGGTTTCCTAAACCTAAAAGTCAGTAGAACTACTTCTACAGAATTCTTGTAAAGGCAAATAAAATAGCTGTTTACACTTCCTTTGCTCTGGATTTGCAATCCTACTGTGACTAGAGTTGGAAAAGATGAAATTGAGGAGTTTATATTTTGTGTTGCAGTTTGGTCAACAAAAATATACAGTATACTTGTATTGCTTCCCATTATTGTAATGTCTGAAAGCTTGTCTAGAAGATGAACGGTTAGTGCACAGACTAGCATGTAAATCTACCTTCCACTAGCATGCCATGCACCAAGTTTCCATGTGGACTCTCTTGCTGTGCATTAGACGTTCCCTAGTGCACATTGAACTACTCGTGTTTCATGGCAGTGTAGATCAAAGCATACTAGGGTGTTTTTggtgtgcagcagcagggtctTCATAGACAGTGAGTTAGCAGTAGCTTGCTGTGTGCAAGGTAATTTTACGGTCCAGCCTGCCATGCATTAACTGTTTTTCTGTACAAGCTCTGAGAACCTCAGATATTAATGAATTATCTTCAATATCCCTGTAAGGTACAGCGGTACTAAACCTGttttacagataagaaaactAAGGGGCAGAGACAGTAAGTGGTTTGCCCAGTGTACTATGGGAAGTCAGTGAGCAATATAGGAATTGAACCAAATCTCCAGAGTTCCTGATAAGTAAATTAAGCTCTGGTCCTCCAAACATGTATACAAGTGTGTAACTtttatgagtagtcccactgaagacaagagGACTACTTCAGTGAGAAAAATTATGCATGTATTTGTGAAATCACAGCCTTAGATTGTTTATGGTTTTCCCCCTTAATAGTGTAAGGCAAAGACTGTCAAACTTCGATGCGTGGTCCACTGAAAACTTTATGGCTGTTTCAATGGACTGGCTGATCAATAGCAGAAAGTTTTATGTCAAATAGCGGTTACTTTGCAATTCAAGTAATCAGTGCAGTTGTCACAGAGATCATTCTGAGGTGGTCCAGGTGTTTGAGGGGAAGTGAGCCATGAGAAGTACTATAGTAAGATGTGGGTCACAGAAAAAAGTTTGTGAATTTCTGATCAATATATTAATGGTATCTGGTAAGTGACTTTCCCCCCAAAAGTTATTAACTTCATACTATTTTTGACTTACTCACATTGCACACTAGACTACATTACTTGttagactgttttaaaaaaaaaagtgatggttttcctttaatgcttttttttttataattttcttttttgactgaGTCAAAGTCCCACACAAACCACCAGGGgaaatttattctttttttctttcacaaagTGCTGTCAGACTAAAACAAAGGAAGATTAAAATTGTTATGGTAATCTTGGGTTTTAGTTATAATAGTAAAAAAGCTCTattccagaggttctcaaagcgagggttgtgaggttattacatgggggggatcacgagctgtcagcttccagcCCAGACCccactttgtctccagcatttataagtgTAAAatataagtgtttttaatttataaatgggGGGGAAGTCACATTCAGTCTTGCTATggaaaggggtcaccagttcaaaagtttgagaaccactgttttattcCCTTTGTGTTCTTTACCATTACAGTAATGTGCAACTTGGATAAATCAACACAGGAAAAACTTCCATATAtttcctgactttttaaaaaaaaaataaaaacttcatGTTTTGATCTGAACTTGACCTGCAACACTGTTCCACGCTTTGAGCAATAGTTGGGCTCTCTGTTCCTACTATCTAGTACCTAATCATTTTCTCCAGCAGTGTCAGGCTGGTTAATGCtcctccccctttaaaaaaaaagttagataagGAAAGAAATACCAATGCTAAGCCTGTGGTGTAAAAACGAATGAGTTTTGTTTCTGTGAATGCCTAATCACTTATGCTCTGATGCTCGTGTGAAGTGCTATTcttgatagtttttttttttttggttgtttacAGGCTTCAGATTATGAAGTCCGGCAGTATGAACCAGCTAAATGGGTTGCCGCTCCTGTTAAATCAATGGACTATGATTCAGCTGTTAGCACTGGCTTCATGAAGCTCTGACTATATTCAGGGCAAGAATGAGAAAGGTAAGATGCTCTGGACTATACTGCTCAATAATTCAGTGTTTCTaaacttttgaaagctgagcACTTTCAGGAAAGGAAAGCCAGTCCCGTCACTCAGGAACCCTATGTGATGGCAAAGGGTATACCTCTCAATGCATACATCTCCACTCGTCTTTTGTGCTCCTTCCACACCTGACTTTGGGAATGCTGGTGGTTATGATATAGATTTCcttctgctttgagcagtgaaatagttaatgtggACAATTAAAGTACCATCTGTGTTAGCAGCCATTATTTCAGGCTCTGTGCAGACTCAGGGAAAGGTCTCTATTAGTTAAGAAACACTCTTTAGTTTTGAAAGTTAAcagtgagggttttttgtttgttttttaaagactcTGGAGGCCAGTTGGTCTTTGTGCACACTCATCTTGCAAATAGTCCCTCACTCCACCCAGGTGGATGCACACTGTACACGTTAGGAAACACTTCCTTAACACAAAGTGTCTTCCTTAGTACCTAAATTGCAAGCAGCAGCATTTAAAGGGGCTTTATTAAATCTCTTAGTAGTCGGTATAGGAAAAGTTAATCATTTAAATGGCATCTGGAATAGATCAAATACTAAATATCCTTATGCTACCAGGGACTCCTGTCCCCTATAAGCTTGGCTTCTGATTGATTGCTATTGATGGctgaatatatttgtattttaagcTATTGAAAGGGTAAATAATAAGTGACAAAGCATTTTAAACATGTTATGCCCTATCATGGGGTTTACTTATCACTGGGCACCTCATTGTGGTAGTGTCTGGGGATGAGCTCTGCCTGGGCTGATACACCATAGGGCAAGCAAGCAAAAAGGGGTCTCAGTAGAAACAGGTTACTTCTTCTTGgagacttggccctctggccaggttactagagtcttctctttttcagataaTGAAGATGCACTGGACAAGCTGTCTCAGCCTTCTGATCCACTGCCAAGTaagtgccactttcccagtggccagCAGGAGAACCCAGGCCTATCCACTGcctcaggttccagcccagggaccctctgccTAGCAGCCATGGTATACTCAAGCTCTGACTTTGTTGCTATTTCCCTGGGCTCTTTCCTAGTTTACTTCCCCAGCTTCTGCTCCTGGGAAGTTCTCTCTGGGGCTACTCCGCCCCATCATATTGTCAGATTCTGTAGTCCAAGGCAGGATCCTAGTTTTACTGTCTCCCCAAGCTGCCATAACACCCTTCTTTAGACAGCAGAGCGCCTCCTTGTAGCAGTCTCTTACCATCAGCTTCCCTTCTTTATAAGCCTAGCCTAGTtcctcccccagctgggcttcatcaacCATCAGTCCCTGGCTTCCTTTCAGGTGCAGCCTAATAAAGTTAATTGGCCTGCCTTACCTCTTCAGGTTTTGTGTGGGGTAGATACCCCATCACATGCACTAagaattgtaatttttttccaaagtaaATATTTGTTGGTGTTAGTGGTTAATTCTGGGTAAAAGTATGAATAGTAAATTCATAAAAAATTATAtcatttgtctttttatttagCAAGCTgcttaaatgtgtttttaatttataagggggtgggttgcactcagaggcttgctatgtaaaaggagtcatcaatacaaaagtttgagaaccaccgtcATAAGGCATAAAAGCCAACATAGTAGTGTGGCCTTTTAGAAGTCAGGATAGCCGAGAGGAGATGTGCTTATGGCTTTAAAAATATCCAACACCCTGAATACTCCTAACAGCAGCAGGGAAGAGAAGCATTcagcacatgaagaaaaggagtacttgtggcaccttagagactaacaaatttattaatctctaaggtgccacaagtactccttttctttttgcgaatacagactaacacggctgctactctgaaaccattcagcaCGTGAATGCTTCTAAGTTTACcctgcccctttctcccccccccacttcaaaAGCCCTTTCAAATCCACTTATTCCATTCACAATACCACAGTGTTCCACTAGAAGAAGAGCCAAGGTGGAGGAAGGTAAGTGGCTTTCTTTAAGATATAAGGTGATAATCACAGGGTGTACTCACTTCTAGTAGCATCTCCTCCTGGTGACTACCTCTTTCCAGGTGCTGCCCTTGTCTCTGGCCTGGTTTCTTTCACGCTGCAGCCCCTGTCACTCCTGAAGCTGCAGCTTTCTGTTCATGGCTtggtcctccagccaggtcactaaggTCCTCCCCATCTGGGGAATTCAAATTCCTTCCAGACCAGCTGTCCTCTCCAAGTGGTGACTTCACAGTGGCTAGTAGGGGGAACTCTGCTCTACCCTCTACATTGGGTAGAAGCCTAGGGACCCTATAACAAAAGCCAAGATCTGTACAGTCCTATCCCTGGCCTTTTCCCTACTCATCTAACTCCCCCCCCTTCTGGGTTTACCAGCCTAAGcgccctcctcccagggagtgatAGTAGACTACTTCCTTATAAGCCCCTTACTGCTCACAGCTcttgggctttatacaggcccctcctgttcctgcccagctgagcccatTTCCAATTAGTggcctgctccctgtctccttcaggtgcagcctggggagcTAATTGGCCTGCCTAGCCACTTCAACCCTCCAGACCTGGTGGGGAGAGAACCCCATCACAGGGATATTTCTCAAAACTTATACCCCCTTGAGAGAGAAACTTCCCACAACCAGGCCTTTATAACCAAAAACAAAATCCTCTCCAGTAGGCTGGTTTCAGCAGATGCTGAAGTGTCCCAGGCAATGCATACTGGTACATCAAAGCTGTGTGAGCTGGTTCATGTGACTTTAGAACCTGGAAATTAGTTTGAAACCACTGATGTGCCGAACGTTCCTCTTCCCCACTGTTATTTTGGGGCATTCATCAGTGATGGACATGTAGCTTATTTTTGATCGTTACAAATTATTTTGCTCGCAGCACAGAACCTATACAAAGGTCAGATATAGCTGATGGTGCTCACTTTCAGGGCAGCTGCAGTTGATTTGTATAAAACAGCCAGAGTACAGAGGACATTTCCTACCAAACGATGAGTTAAGTTTAAGTTAATAAACTTTGAACCTAAAACTACTTGACTGTGgtcctctaaaaaagaaaaaaaggtaggCTTCATCGTGTTTTGTACTGCATAagtcttttttcaattttgagcttaaaaaaaaaaaaagctgtcttCAAGATAACCTTTCGATAGCAAGTATTGAATAGCCCAAGACTGTGGGCATGtatacactgcagctgggagcaggccTCCCAGCCTGGATAGAGAGGCTgatgctagcatgctaaaaatagctgtgtggacattgTGGCTCCTGTGATCACTTGgtctagccacctgagctcaagCCTAGCGGGACCCAAGCCTGAACCAGAGCCACAACGGCAACACAATTATTTTTAGTATGATAGCTCAAGTATCTGGCTGGCCTGGAGGTTTGCTTccaactgcaatgtagacacacaGCAACATGTAGAGTATAGATGTTGCACAACCCCAGCAGGTTTaaagagcagtgtagatggtgaggcactgcttaggcaagtagatACGCACCAAAAGCCTTAGGCTATGTACCCTACGTGGTTCTCTGCACACCCAACCCATGCCTCCCTTGtatacactgctgtttttagtgtaggggcctgctgcctccccactgccagagccttttcctgccccagagaaaggctccagcagtggggaaagaccCTGGTAGGGAAAGGATCCCCAGAGGGAGGCGGTGGGGAAAGGTGcaggagcctttcactgctgcctcccctctgctAGAGCCTTTCACAGCATGGATGCAGCCTACCTATCACTGCAGCACTTAGCTATATGTACCCTACATGCCGCTGCAAGGCTTAAAAAGTTTGGTCTGTGGTAGTGGAATGTCAACAATCGAGACAAAGGGATCTACTGCATACGAACAGAAATTTGTCCTTatgcatttcctttaaaaattgttACAAGCAGACAAGATAATCCTAATACAGTGcaacaatggaaaaaaacacGTATGAATTAAAACTaccttttattaaatataaatcaaaGGCAACCTCTGATAAAGCCACCAATATGTTCTCTTTCTTGACACTCTACATTATCTGACCTGATATTTGTGACAAAGCCGTGAGCTGTTGCTTATTTGCCTCTGATAGGGATGAAGATGGAGATGACAGCTCCAGTAACATACCACGTGGAACCTGGTGCAGGTCCATTCTGCAAGTCCACTATTAGTCTCTTTTTTATATACCATCTGATCATCAAGCTGATCCATCTGAGTCAGATGTTTCATTGAAAACAGACCAGAAATGACTGTGTTTGTCAGGTACATATTAACTAACTACTGCAACTCTGCAAAGTACAGATTGTAAATCTGTGTGCACAAGACAGCTTATATATgatcaaaaatgtttttagtcCTCAAAAGAAGAGGTAAGTCCTGACACTTGCTAAAAATATAGCAATGCAATGTGATAGACTTCAGCTAAACTGTGGCTGCCACCTTGTGGCAATCAGTTGATGAATAAGATGGTGCATGCACATGCTTTATTGAATGAGTATTTCACTTTATACTAGCCAtggggtccccaaacttttcatggtCTTGCCCCCCCATACCTttgtccaccccaccccaccccctgggagctggggctgggagtggggcatggacaggagtaagggggctggggctgggagtgaggctggagctgggaacagagccctgGCCAGGCCACTATGGGGTCTGTGGCCAGATGCTGAGCCGCAGCTTTGGTCAGGGCcaaagcagagctgggagcagagcagagcagggctgggtggcgctcctttcccacccccgcATGGGgactggcccaggccctgccgcactcttctccctctccttcccacactGGCGAACATTCCTCCATGacgtgccccacagtttggggaccactgtactAGCCTCTAATTCAATCCAAATCTCTGTATTCTCAGAACCTTTTTCACATGATCCCAGTAAGTATAATTAGTATACAGAAGTCACATGTCCTGAAAATATTGTGTTGAACATCCTGAGATGGAAATCATCttgcattctttttaaaaaaattatattttactgtatattaatgaaaacattgtgaAAGACATGGGATTGGAAAAAATACTACTTTTCCCAGTTTAAAATAGTTAAGATAAATGTTCAAGTATACAGCAAAATGTTAATTGATGAATTTCCCCACAGCCAATTCTAAACCAAAACAAGTTGTTCTAAGACAAAGTTAACTTTCAAGCATAAAGTAACTAACTTCATTTTCTATGTAAGCTTCAGGTAGTATTTTTCCATTGTTACAAacttctgaaaaagaaaatttaaatgagTGCTGGGAAAAGTGTCCCATCTATCCATCTCTGTTCTTGAACATTAATCCTAGGTGTTCAAAGCCACGTTCCTTGGAATTTTGGTTTTCACAGTGGCACTCTCAGGACATCAAGACAACACCCTTTACAAGTGCAAAATAAGGCATGTGGTCATACATTTTACTAGTTTTGTGCCAAGAGGAACAGCTCTCATACAGGCCTGAAGATACCCCATTTTTCCATTGGTAACGTCTGTTACTGTGAAATTATCTTAAAGGAAGTTGCAGAAGCTTCATCATTTGAAACAAAcgaaactggacaaagtactagAAAATGGGCTGTAGGGAACAGTCCCTGAAAGGATTGGACTATATGGTTTCAAAAAATGACGACTGATCCTTGCTGGATTTAGACAAGCTGCATAGAGAACAAGCTTAGATTTATCAGTGATGATCTTTCTTCATGTTCTCTTGCTGTTTATTATTATTGACAGGTCCTTTGGAGGATATTTCAGTGCCACAAAGAACCAAGAAGAACTACTGACACTAGCAGAAAATTTGAAGCGGGATGGGAAAGTGTTTGGGGAAAAGGTCTATTATACTGCTGGCTATGACAGGCCTTTTAAATTACTTAATAGACACAATGAGATATGGCTCATCAAGAGAAATGAAAACCCCAGCAATCAAGAATAGGAAACAAAATGCTTTCTTTAGAGACAGAAGTTCAGtttattcagactttttttttttggcctgggaATTGTATGTAATTGTTTTTAACATATAGACAGATTATAATCTATCAGATTTCAAATGTGCCTCTTCTAGAATGACAGTACAATTTCCCCCATTCTGTCAATGGTACGAGACTGATCACACTTTCAGTTAGAGTAGAAAGCCATGAATGTTTTCCTGTTCCTTCCACTTCACACCATGTTCCCTATTTTCCTCCCTTTAAAATCTGTAATTGCAATTTAGCACACACCCAGAGAGGTTGCTACAGCATAACACAAGGAACTCTTCCTATGTATTCTGTGGCTACACTCTTTACTGCAGAACCTATCCCTCACCACAGAACTGCGCTTCAcaataagcttttattttttttaaagaaagtctgtATCTGCAGTGGTTGTGTAGAAAACAAGAACTTAGTGTCTTTGTCTGCAACCAGCAGAAAAACAGTAACTAAGAGGTTTGAACGGCCTCAGTCATCTCAGTGGGTTATTACCTCAAAGACGACAGTTTAAATATCAATATTAActatcatagaactggaagggaccttgagaagtcatctaatcccgtcccctgcactcaaggcaggactaagcattatctagaccgtccctgacagatgtttgtccaacctgctcttaaaaatccccaatgatggagattccacaagctctctaggcaatttatgccagtg is from Dermochelys coriacea isolate rDerCor1 chromosome 3, rDerCor1.pri.v4, whole genome shotgun sequence and encodes:
- the HEBP2 gene encoding LOW QUALITY PROTEIN: heme-binding protein 2 (The sequence of the model RefSeq protein was modified relative to this genomic sequence to represent the inferred CDS: inserted 4 bases in 3 codons); protein product: MLVQGPLPSVRMLKPNKRALASRLELPKWTAVPSQASDYEVRQYEPAKWVAAPVKSMDYDSAVSTGFMKLXDYIQGKNEKGMKMEMTAPVTYHVEPGAGPFCKSTISLXFYIPSDHQADPSESDXFIENRPEMTVFVRSFGGYFSATKNQEELLTLAENLKRDGKVFGEKVPWRNCGRLLQTLNTLSPGSHAKGTQLQFPRLKHAQ